One Belonocnema kinseyi isolate 2016_QV_RU_SX_M_011 chromosome 6, B_treatae_v1, whole genome shotgun sequence genomic region harbors:
- the LOC117175568 gene encoding uncharacterized protein LOC117175568, with the protein MTVVLQGNLNRCKLAQALMAQLAIDKGADIFINSEQYDQSRGAGWFQDTSGTAAIWVINSTQFPVHKHGVGDGYVWVTSGRVTIVSCYLSPNAGKAVFHEKLETIGDLCRGLDSEIILAGDFNAKSCEWGMTWTDRRGREVSDMAAMLELTILNNGNSTTFRRAGQRESILDITMATPVIARNVKNWQVLAEYTASDHQYIYFDIDSENQRMKFYNSQKSKGGWNVAKLDAATLANREYLLAKKTLNWAINASKHEKWVEVRLSVDTDTWGLRYQISRPCRQGKCGSRNRSSLH; encoded by the coding sequence ATGACGGTAGTACTTCAAGGTAACCTCAACCGCTGCAAGCTGGCACAAGCGTTAATGGCTCAGCTGGCAATTGACAAGGGTGCTGATATCTTTATTAACAGCGAGCAATACGACCAAAGTAGAGGCGCAGGCTGGTTTCAAGATACATCTGGCACAGCGGCGATCTGGGTAATTAACAGCACGCAGTTTCCCGTACACAAGCACGGTGTAGGCGACGGATACGTATGGGTGACGAGTGGCAGGGTCACAATTGTCAGCTGCTACCTCTCGCCAAACGCGGGAAAGGCGGTGTTTCACGAAAAACTAGAAACAATTGGAGATCTGTGCCGTGGTCTGGACAGCGAAATCATCCTGGCAGGCGACTTCAATGCGAAGTCATGCGAATGGGGGATGACCTGGACAGACAGAAGGGGACGAGAGGTTAGTGACATGGCAGCGATGCTAGAGCTGACAATCCTCAACAACGGAAACAGTACGACTTTCAGAAGGGCAGGCCAACGAGAGAGCATCCTTGACATTACCATGGCTACACCAGTGATAGCGCGCAATGTTAAGAATTGGCAGGTACTGGCAGAGTATACGGCTAGCGACCACCAGTACATATACTTTGATATAGATAGTGAAAATCAGCGAATGAAGTTCTACAATTCGCAGAAGAGCAAGGGTGGCTGGAACGTGGCTAAATTGGATGCGGCTACCCTGGCAAATAGAGAATATCTGCTTGCTAAAAAGACGCTGAACTGGGCAATAAATGCTAGTAAACACGAAAAATGGGTAGAAGTCCGTTTATCAGTGGACACGGACACCTGGGGCCTTCGATACCAGATATCCCGACCGTGTCGTCAAGGAAAATGTGGTTCCCGAAACCGTTCCTCTCTTCACTGA